Proteins from a single region of Dictyostelium discoideum AX4 chromosome 5 chromosome, whole genome shotgun sequence:
- the gacM gene encoding RhoGAP domain-containing protein — translation MSSFIGWKKNSNSGGTPGASPTSSSPLNSTISNANSVSGLGPLGSISNTSSSSLSSSFQPIQIVNSNNNSPPLSSSSSSTSTYSTPNSSNDTIGKSSSSSVASAAAAGASSTSTYSSSSSLIDTSQFNNNYVGNIFGGQPINPNTEFGSSILNKFSKYLLNKGFNTEGIFKPHPELDNEIQNVKKNLIKDLSIGDMEQASLSTLTQNPLVIGEIMKQYLALLPEPLFSYQLYDSFLLTHSILSPTDRIWAYRFLLLYLPVGFRGAIKSVLGLLSRVHQCSESSKMNSESLAKIFSPVFLRPAEDMYYMKSDQSTLEEIVKLWIEEFDMISKPPTNPNPNSKVTILGTNNTLSQLQQQSNQHSSLPNISSLSSNLIQQQLQQQQQQQQQSHPTIGMSKITSSLSSSSLQVNLQTSPKSPQSPKLLLPTIPKDDQQQMTIVKQKPILSKPTPTTTPTLTPQTTNPPPVPASTLDNNNSNNNNNNNNNNSNNNNNNNNNNNNNNNNNNNITPNGSPLINKRLSIGGFALSPPGASTSFSSLSEQEVEDKVRKIKVSIDTMVSEQALLLIKNLLKSIEKEFNYNHIIKFSSIIRDAKKHMNESSEKQLSLTKANIREFIQEYPKPMSYNLLVSSIPKLDTTNFTEQEKKANDIKRASQVAADEISDYIYYFKLKISTFQLKEQVISTAQIFSKLKSILESPPPSLPTGSSWSDFENNSSNNNININNNINNSSSNNNNNNSSPNSSPLMGRLKTSNGLNSSSNSNVTPPTENQISADKATIRIIEVCSQEIKSRFGSMRSNLERVDINGAFEIGKHSRNVKAVLNDIYVQCKLIPPPDIKALPPGEDQLTTLRKALPPLFDRFVTQIDELTQHVFNNKASPEEITIIVDKLLFINRSLSM, via the exons atGTCATCGTTTATTGGGTGGAAGAAAAACTCCAATTCAGGAGGAACACCAGGAGCATCACcaacttcatcatcaccattaaaCTCGACAATAAGTAATGCAAATTCAGTTAGTGGATTAGGACCATTAGGATCTATTAGTAATACGTCAAGTTcgtcattatcatcatcatttcaaccaattcaaattgtaaactctaataataattcaccaccattatcatcatcatcatcatccacATCCACATATTCAACACCAAACTCTTCAAATGACACAATTggtaaatcatcatcatcatctgtGGCTtcagcagcagcagcaggAGCGTCATCCACATCCACATattcatcatcgtcatcttTAATCGATACatcacaatttaataataactatgTTGGTAATATTTTTGGTGGACAACCAATTAACCCAAATACTGAATTTGGTTcctcaattttaaataaattttcaaaatatcttttaaataaaggtTTTAATACTGAAGGTATATTTAAACCACATCCTGAATTAgataatgaaattcaaaatgtaaaaaagaatttaattaaag ATTTAAGTATAGGAGATATGGAACAAGCAAGTTTATCAACATTAACACAAAATCCATTAGTTATTGGGGAAATAATGAAACAATATTTAGCATTATTACCTGAacctttattttcatatCAATTATATgatagttttttattaactCATT caaTTTTATCACCAACAGACAGAATTTGGGCATatagatttttattattatatttaccaGTTGGATTTAGAGGTGCAATTAAGAGTGTTTTAGGATTATTAAGCAGAGTTCATCAATGTAGCGAATCAAGTAAAATGAATTCAGAGAGTTTAGCAAAGATATTTTCACCAGTTTTTCTTAGACCAGCTGAGGATATGTATTACATGAAATCCGATCAATCTACATTGGAAGAGATTGTTAAACTTTGGATTGAAGAATTTGATATGATTTCAAAACCACCAACAAATCCAAATCCAAATTCAAAAGTAACAATATTAGGTACCAATAATACATTAtcacaacttcaacaacaatcaaatcaacattcatcattaccaaatatatcttcattatcttcaaatctaattcaacaacaactacaacaacaacaacagcaacaacaacaaagccATCCAACAATTGGTATGAGTAAAATTACAagttcattatcatcaagtAGTTTACAAGTAAATTTACAAACATCACCAAAATCACCACAATCaccaaaactattattaccaaccATTCCAAAAGatgatcaacaacaaatgacAATTGTTAAGCAAAAACCAATACTTTCAAAACCAACACCAACTACAACACCAACATTAACACCACAAACAACAAATCCACCACCAGTACCAGCTTCAActttagataataataatagtaataacaataataataataataataataatagtaacaacaacaataataataataataataataataataataataataataataataatataacacCAAATGGTAGcccattaataaataaaagattatcaATTGGAGGATTTGCATTATCACCACCAGGTGCATCaacatcattttcatcactTTCAGAACAAGAGGTTGAAGATAAAGTTAGAAAAATCAAAGTATCAATTGATACTATGGTTAGTGAACAAGCattacttttaattaaaaatttattaaagagtattgaaaaagaattcaattataatcatatcattaaattttcatcaatCATTAGGGATGCTAAAAAACATATGAATGAATCATCAGAGAAACAATTATCACTTACCAAAGCTAATATTAGAGAGTTTATTCAAGAATATCCAAAACCAATGTCTTACAATCTATTGGTATCTTCAATACCAAAATTGGATACAACCAACTTTACAGAACAAGAAAAGAAAGCAAATGATATAAAGAGAGCTTCTCAAGTCGCTGCTGATGAAATTAGTGATTAtatctattattttaaattaaagatttcaaCATTCCAATTAAAGGAACAAGTGATTTCAACTGCTCAAATCTttagtaaattaaaatcaattttagaaTCACCTCCACCATCTTTACCAACTGGTAGTTCTTGGagtgattttgaaaataatagtagcaataataatattaatataaataataatataaataatagtagtagtaataataataataataatagttcacCAAATTCTTCACCATTAATGGGTAGATTAAAAACTAGTAATGGTcttaatagtagtagtaatagtaatgtaACACCACCAACCGAAAATCAAATATCCGCAGATAAAGCAACCATTAGAATCATTGAAGTTTGTTctcaagaaattaaaagtagATTTGGTTCAATGAGATCCAATCTAGAGAGAGTCGATATAAATGGTGcttttgaaattggtaaacATAGTAGAAATGTTAAAGCTGTCCTAAATGATATCTATGTACAATGTAAATTAATTCCTCCACCCGATATTAAAGCATTACCCCCTGGTGAAGATCAATTAACTACCCTTAGAAAAGCATTGCCCCCTCTTTTCGATAGATTTGTCACTCAAATCGATGAATTAACTCAACacgtttttaataataaagcaTCACCTGAAGAAATTACAATCATTGTCGAtaagttattatttataaatagatCTTTAAGTatgtaa
- a CDS encoding CCCH-type zinc finger-containing protein (Similar to smr) — translation MVQTTNEQQQQQPLNIIKEMFPNVKEETIHLLLQKFHYDLLNPFYIMEKLESEYNDDYFDEEDEDDNNNNNNNNNESKNSICVYDLQGICLVKDCKYQHVNTLPHPNVCKYTLYGCQVKNCPYRHSKGTIICKHWLTSNCFNPTCNYSHQFDDTLNLLDELNSKNNNNNNNNNNNNNNNNNNNNNNNNNNNSINGQHKNGSNKNNNNNNNNKNKNNITNNNNNDNNTFNNSKEKEDFPELGSISKPPPVQLKKQPGKRKKNKQPPQQSQQNSTTKNNYTTTTAIAATSTTTTTTTTTTKTTTATNTTTSTTSKPTQNTHSIVVVEELNIKKNNSGGSGGGDDDGNEDFPSLSSLPTLKQKPKIKRTTYQIGVSSFVQLENLKTLFSHVLENDVNREFIYNNQIYEDCYNCLVKKYGEPKKPAAIQPTNDQSSSSSSSKNCPSFGIGSYKKEWVETGVEVSLLYKQHRESAILHARERNRLFNQAARAFGSAVTSREYALEAQQHDALMKEYNRKARDIIFNTRNKDYDPVNNNVLDFHGLHVSEALEILEDHLDRLPLTVIVGTGHHSLTPSARLPNKIKDYLSGNSFSFKDISTDKRGGLLLIYK, via the coding sequence atggTTCAAACAAcaaatgaacaacaacaacaacaaccacttaatataataaaagagATGTTTCCAAATGTAAAAGAGGAGACTATTCATTTACTACTTCAAAAGTTTCattatgatttattaaatccatTTTATATTATGGAGAAATTAGAGAGTGAATATAATGACGATTACTTtgatgaagaggatgaagatgataataataataataataataacaataatgaatCAAAAAATAGTATATGTGTATATGATCTTCAAGGGATTTGTTTAGTTAAAGATTGTAAATATCAACATGTAAATACATTACCACATCCAAACGTTTGTAAATATACTTTATATGGTTGTCAAGTTAAGAATTGCCCTTATCGTCATTCAAAAGGTACAATCATTTGTAAACATTGGTTAACtagtaattgttttaatcCAACTTGTAATTATTCTCATCAATTTGATGatactttaaatttattagatgaattaaattctaaaaataataataataataacaataataataataataataataataataataataataataataataataataataataataattcaattaatggtCAACATAAAAATGGTagtaacaaaaataataataataataataataataaaaataagaataatataaccaataataataataacgataataatacttttaataatagtaaagaGAAAGAAGATTTTCCAGAGCTTGGATCAATAAGTAAACCACCTCCAGTTCAACTTAAAAAACAACcgggaaaaagaaaaaaaaataaacaaccCCCGCAGCAATCACAACAAAATTCcacaacaaaaaataattatacaacaacaacagcaatagcagcaacatcaacaacaacaacgacgacaacaacaacaacaaaaacaacaacagcaacaaatactactacttcaacaacatcaaaacCAACACAAAATACACACTCTATAGTTGTAgttgaagaattaaatattaaaaaaaacaatagtggtggtagtggtggtggtgatgatgatggtaatgaaGATTTCCCAAGTTTATCATCTTTACCaacattaaaacaaaaaccaaaaattaaaagaacaaCCTATCAAATTGGTGTTTCTTCTTTTGTACAACTTGAAAATTTGAAAACACTATTTTCTCATGTTTTAGAGAATGATGTAAATAgagaatttatttataataatcaaatatatGAAGATTGTTATAATTGTTTAGTTAAAAAATATGGTGAACCTAAAAAACCAGCTGCTATACAACCAACAAATGATcagtcatcatcatcaagttCATCTAAAAATTGTCCATCTTTTGGTATTGGTtcttataaaaaagaatgggtTGAAACTGGTGTTGAAGTgtcattattatataaacaGCATAGAGAGAGCGCAATTTTACATGCAAGAGAAAGAAATAGATTATTTAATCAAGCCGCTAGAGCATTTGGTTCAGCAGTTACCTCTAGAGAATATGCATTGGAGGCTCAACAACATGATGCACTAATGAAGGAATACAATAGAAAAGCAAGAGATATCATTTTCAACACTAGAAATAAAGATTATGATCCAGTCAATAATAACGTTTTGGATTTTCATGGTCTTCATGTCTCTGAGGCTTTAGAGATTTTAGAAGATCACTTGGATCGTTTACCTTTAACCGTTATCGTTGGTACTGGTCATCATTCTTTAACTCCTTCTGCACGTTtaccaaataaaatcaaagatTATTTATCTGGAAATTCTTTCAGTTTTAAAGATATCTCAACAGACAAAAGAGGTGGtttgttattaatttataaatag